From Trichoderma atroviride chromosome 1, complete sequence, one genomic window encodes:
- a CDS encoding uncharacterized protein (TransMembrane:2 (i98-121o141-160i)): MSSSPSSPAEAVSHIADKIPSAQEAKETAQAAAPAAQSSLLSQLRALTAGGFGGICAVVVGHPFDLVKVRLQTAERGVYSSAIDVVRKSVARDGLRRGLYAGVSAPLVGVTPMFAVSFWGYDLGKQIVGATSTIGPDGLSTGQLAAAGFLSAIPMTAITAPL, from the exons ATGTcttcctcgccctcgtcccCCGCCGAGGCCGTCTCCCACATCGCCGACAAGATCCCCTCGGCCcaggaagccaaagaaaccGCCCAGGCCGCTGCCCCCGCGGCGCAGTCGTCGCTGCTCTCGCAGCTGCGCGCCCTCACGGCCGGCGGCTTCGGCGGCATctgcgccgtcgtcgtcggccacCCGTTCGACCTGGTCAAGGTGCGCCTGCAGACGGCCGAGCGCGGCGTCTACTCCAGCGCCATTGACGTGGTGCGCAAGTCGGTCGCGCGCGATGGCCTCAGACGGGGCCTGTACGCCGGCGTGAGCGCGCCGCTGGTTGGCGTGACGCCCATGT TCGCCGTCTCCTTCTGGGGCTACGATCTCGGCAAGCAAATCGTCGGCGCCACGTCGACCATTGGCCCCGACGGCCTCTCGACCggccagctcgccgccgccggcttcCTCTCGGCCATCCCCATGACGGCCATCACGGCCCCCCTTTGA